The following are encoded together in the Flavobacterium haoranii genome:
- a CDS encoding DUF6702 family protein, giving the protein MKTKKLFFLLVFAVVLSSFAEVHKFYVSVTQIDFNQKKSRIEFTTRIFIDDLEKALDKKYNTKLNLATKQESEKSKEYIEKYLFEKMSISINNKTRKLVFLGSEYDNDVLICYLKVDCSEKIATLGLYNSILTELFTEQQNIVHTNINSVKKSYLLTQTDKETRIDY; this is encoded by the coding sequence ATGAAGACTAAAAAGCTATTTTTTTTATTGGTTTTTGCAGTTGTACTGTCATCATTTGCTGAGGTACATAAATTTTATGTATCGGTTACTCAAATTGATTTTAATCAAAAAAAGTCTCGAATTGAATTTACAACTCGAATTTTTATTGACGATTTAGAAAAAGCCTTAGATAAAAAATACAACACAAAATTAAATCTTGCAACCAAGCAAGAATCGGAAAAATCAAAAGAATACATCGAAAAGTATCTTTTTGAAAAAATGTCGATTTCGATAAATAATAAAACAAGAAAACTAGTCTTTTTAGGTTCAGAATATGATAATGATGTGTTAATTTGTTATTTAAAGGTTGATTGTTCTGAGAAAATAGCTACTTTAGGCCTTTATAATTCAATTTTAACAGAATTATTTACAGAACAGCAAAATATTGTTCACACAAATATTAATTCAGTTAAAAAAAGCTATTTGCTAACACAAACTGATAAAGAAACTAGAATAGATTACTAA
- a CDS encoding M1 family metallopeptidase codes for MRKNLLFSAMTIVFSTVLFAQENKTEEPRKPGHYNENKFRQLNEEIMASPNMYRSASGAPGPEYYQQKADYKMNLELDDKNAKLYGSETITYHNNAPDKLEYLWLQLDQNMRAPQSLTPLQESQRISPAYTPDRFAKQYMEEPFQGGFHIDYVKDAKGNAMSYTINQTMMRINLAQPLKPGEKITFSIKWWYNINNYRVDGGRSGYEEFEDGNRLYVIAQFYPRMAVYSDFEGWQNMQFWGRGEFALAFGDYDVNITVPADHIMEATGVLQNRKEVFTAEQVKRWELAEKTFDKPVIIVTQQEAENAEKGFSEKKKTWKFKAQNVRDFGISTSRKFMLDAMAVKLETKTPMAISIYPKESNPLWGEYSTKAVAHTLKTYSHFTFDYPYPKAVSVSAEDQGMEYPMICWNFGRPDKDGKYTDRVKYGMLGVIIHEVGHNFFPMIVNSDERQWTWMDEGLNTFLEFQAEKTFDPNFPLDRGPADKIVPYMKGDQSFIAPIMSNSENIFQFGNNAYGKPATGLNILRETIMGPELFDFAFKTYANRWKFKHPTPEDFFRTMEDASAVDLDWFWRGWFYSTDYVDLGVKEVKQYYVTLEPTEEMKNFAQRRGRFLRDMGPFLYLVDESNKEFNPETKKAFEVGDVQMLNDYLDKNFTKEERNALKSPKYFYEVEFEKLGGMPMPIISEVQFEDGSKELHKFPAQIWRRNNDTAKRVFATDKKITKIQLDPKLETADIDVANNMWPKEELPSKFDELDKK; via the coding sequence ATGAGAAAGAATCTTTTATTTTCTGCAATGACAATTGTTTTTTCAACAGTTTTATTTGCGCAAGAAAACAAAACAGAGGAGCCTAGAAAACCAGGTCATTACAACGAAAACAAATTTCGTCAGTTAAATGAAGAAATTATGGCTTCGCCAAATATGTATCGTTCAGCAAGTGGTGCTCCAGGGCCTGAGTATTATCAGCAAAAAGCAGATTACAAAATGAACCTTGAGCTGGATGATAAAAATGCTAAGCTTTATGGTTCAGAAACTATTACTTATCACAACAATGCTCCAGATAAGTTAGAATATTTGTGGTTGCAACTAGACCAAAATATGCGTGCACCTCAGTCTTTAACTCCGTTACAAGAAAGTCAAAGAATTTCACCTGCCTATACACCAGATAGATTTGCAAAACAGTACATGGAAGAACCTTTTCAAGGAGGTTTCCATATCGATTATGTAAAAGATGCAAAAGGAAATGCAATGAGTTATACCATCAATCAAACAATGATGCGTATCAATCTTGCTCAACCTTTAAAACCAGGAGAAAAAATTACATTTTCTATTAAATGGTGGTACAATATCAATAACTACAGAGTAGACGGTGGTCGTTCTGGTTATGAAGAATTTGAAGACGGAAATCGTTTATATGTTATTGCGCAGTTTTATCCAAGAATGGCTGTTTACAGCGATTTTGAAGGATGGCAAAACATGCAATTCTGGGGTAGAGGTGAGTTTGCTTTAGCTTTTGGTGATTATGATGTAAACATTACAGTTCCTGCAGATCATATAATGGAAGCAACAGGTGTACTTCAAAATAGAAAAGAAGTTTTTACGGCAGAGCAAGTAAAAAGATGGGAATTAGCAGAAAAAACTTTCGATAAACCAGTTATTATTGTTACGCAGCAAGAAGCTGAAAATGCTGAAAAAGGGTTTTCAGAAAAAAAGAAAACATGGAAGTTTAAAGCGCAAAATGTACGTGATTTTGGTATTTCTACTTCAAGAAAATTTATGTTAGATGCAATGGCGGTTAAATTAGAAACTAAAACACCAATGGCTATTTCTATCTATCCAAAAGAATCGAATCCATTATGGGGAGAATATTCTACAAAAGCAGTAGCACATACATTAAAAACATATTCTCATTTTACTTTTGATTATCCTTATCCAAAAGCTGTTTCAGTTTCTGCTGAAGACCAAGGAATGGAGTATCCAATGATTTGTTGGAATTTTGGTCGCCCAGATAAAGATGGAAAATATACAGATAGAGTAAAATACGGAATGTTAGGTGTTATTATTCACGAAGTGGGTCATAATTTCTTTCCAATGATTGTAAATTCAGATGAAAGACAATGGACTTGGATGGATGAAGGTTTAAACACATTTTTAGAATTCCAAGCGGAAAAAACATTTGATCCAAACTTTCCTTTAGATAGAGGTCCGGCTGATAAAATTGTTCCTTACATGAAAGGTGACCAAAGTTTTATTGCGCCTATTATGAGTAACTCTGAAAATATTTTCCAATTTGGTAACAATGCTTATGGTAAGCCTGCAACTGGTTTAAATATTTTACGTGAAACTATAATGGGTCCAGAATTGTTTGATTTTGCTTTCAAAACTTATGCAAACCGTTGGAAATTTAAGCATCCAACACCTGAAGATTTCTTCAGAACTATGGAAGACGCTTCTGCGGTAGATTTAGATTGGTTTTGGAGAGGTTGGTTCTATTCAACTGATTATGTAGATTTAGGTGTAAAAGAGGTAAAACAATATTATGTTACGCTTGAACCAACAGAAGAAATGAAGAATTTTGCACAACGTAGAGGAAGGTTTTTAAGAGATATGGGACCGTTTTTATATTTAGTAGACGAATCTAACAAAGAGTTTAATCCAGAAACTAAAAAAGCTTTCGAAGTGGGTGATGTTCAAATGTTAAACGATTATTTAGATAAAAACTTTACTAAAGAAGAAAGAAATGCTTTAAAAAGTCCGAAATATTTCTACGAAGTAGAATTTGAAAAATTAGGTGGAATGCCAATGCCAATTATCTCTGAAGTTCAGTTTGAAGATGGATCAAAAGAATTACATAAATTCCCAGCTCAAATTTGGAGAAGAAATAACGATACGGCGAAAAGAGTTTTTGCTACTGATAAAAAAATCACAAAAATTCAATTGGATCCAAAATTAGAAACTGCAGATATTGATGTAGCTAATAATATGTGGCCAAAAGAAGAGTTACCATCTAAGTTTGATGAACTTGATAAAAAATAA
- a CDS encoding Sec-independent protein translocase subunit TatA/TatB, with protein MFGVGFSELIFIVFIILMLFGSKEIPQIARFMGKTMAQIKNATNEIKSEITKSAQDNGFDMNTLTGGVSEEIAKAKTEINNAVNPLNQINPLNDITSSIEKPIQEAKEDIENLTGPIKRQN; from the coding sequence ATGTTTGGTGTAGGTTTTTCTGAATTAATTTTCATAGTTTTTATAATTTTAATGCTTTTTGGGTCGAAAGAAATTCCTCAAATAGCTCGATTTATGGGTAAAACAATGGCTCAAATTAAAAATGCTACAAACGAAATTAAATCTGAAATCACGAAAAGTGCTCAAGATAATGGTTTTGATATGAATACTTTAACGGGTGGTGTTTCAGAAGAAATTGCTAAAGCAAAAACAGAAATTAATAATGCAGTTAATCCACTAAATCAAATAAATCCTTTAAACGATATTACTTCCTCAATTGAAAAACCTATTCAAGAAGCGAAAGAAGATATCGAAAATTTAACTGGACCTATTAAAAGACAAAATTAG
- a CDS encoding phosphatase PAP2 family protein → MEQLLSLDKKIFVFLNGLGSAQYDAFWLFITKQLHWTPFFILVLYFVQKQIGWKKLGIVVLFIAALIAFTDQITNVFKFSYERLRPCKDLEISSIIRIVKCSDTYSFFSGHASNSMATMTFIFLLMKQNGKNLYWLYIFPLVFAYSRIYLGLHFPSDILTGYFFGILSGTLFFKIYEILSKKYNW, encoded by the coding sequence TTGGAACAATTACTTTCACTAGATAAAAAAATATTTGTTTTCTTAAACGGACTTGGTTCTGCACAATACGATGCTTTCTGGCTTTTTATTACCAAACAATTGCATTGGACGCCATTTTTTATATTGGTGTTGTATTTTGTGCAAAAGCAAATTGGTTGGAAAAAACTTGGAATAGTTGTTTTATTTATTGCCGCTTTAATTGCTTTTACCGACCAAATTACTAATGTTTTTAAATTCAGTTATGAGCGTTTACGTCCGTGTAAAGATTTAGAAATAAGTTCAATTATAAGAATTGTAAAATGTAGTGATACCTATAGTTTCTTTTCAGGTCACGCTTCTAATTCTATGGCAACTATGACATTTATTTTTCTACTTATGAAACAAAATGGAAAAAACTTGTATTGGTTGTACATTTTTCCATTAGTTTTTGCTTACAGTAGAATTTATCTTGGGTTGCATTTTCCAAGTGATATCTTAACAGGTTACTTTTTCGGAATTTTATCAGGAACTTTGTTTTTTAAAATTTACGAAATTTTATCAAAGAAATACAATTGGTAA
- a CDS encoding O-methyltransferase, whose protein sequence is MHFISEELENYVAAHSENEPELLAQLNKETHQKILQPRMLSGHFQGRVLSMLSKIIHPKHILEIGTYTGYAALCLAEGLAENGTLDTIDVNEELVDFQKKYFDASAYKDQIFQHLGNALEIIPTLHKKFDLVFIDADKENYLNYFNMIVPMMNKGGIILSDNVLWSGKVLEELNPKDKSTKILLEYNQLLKDDPRVETVLLPIRDGLTVSRVL, encoded by the coding sequence ATGCATTTTATATCGGAAGAATTAGAAAACTATGTTGCTGCACATTCTGAAAACGAACCAGAATTACTAGCTCAACTTAACAAAGAAACACATCAGAAAATTTTACAACCACGCATGTTGAGTGGCCATTTTCAAGGTAGAGTTTTAAGTATGCTTTCTAAAATTATTCATCCGAAACATATTTTGGAAATAGGAACTTATACTGGTTATGCAGCGCTTTGTTTAGCAGAAGGTTTAGCTGAAAATGGAACACTTGACACTATTGATGTTAATGAAGAGTTAGTCGATTTTCAAAAAAAATATTTTGACGCATCAGCTTATAAAGATCAAATATTCCAACATCTTGGAAATGCATTAGAGATTATCCCAACTTTACATAAAAAATTTGATTTAGTTTTTATTGATGCAGATAAGGAAAACTACCTCAATTATTTTAATATGATTGTGCCCATGATGAATAAAGGCGGCATTATATTAAGCGATAATGTTTTGTGGAGTGGAAAAGTTTTAGAGGAACTCAATCCAAAAGATAAATCAACTAAAATTTTATTAGAATATAATCAATTACTAAAAGACGACCCTAGGGTTGAAACTGTTTTATTACCAATTAGAGACGGTTTAACGGTAAGCCGAGTTTTATAA
- a CDS encoding FMN-binding glutamate synthase family protein: MRKAFLVFAITSLSIIGILGYVNSKFLLLLLIFVPLILMGFYDMYQSKHTIRNNFPLLGRMRYLLEELGPELRQYFIETDTDGKPFNRLQRSMIYQRSKHVSSNKPFGTQLDVYDTGYEWINHSLNAIPFDKLAENPRIKIGSSQCAKPYYASMFNISAMSYGSLSKNAVQALNAGAKIGDFFHNTGEGGLSPYHLEGGDVVWNIGTGYFSTRTPDGKFSVEEFSKRATLDNVKMIEIKFSQGAKPGHGGILPKAKVTDEIANIRLVSKGHDIISPPKHSAFSTPLELMDFVKLLRENSGGKPIGMKLCVGNKSEFIAICKAMVQTKTYFDFITVDGGEGGTGAAPPEYSDHVGMPMRDAIAFVYDCLKGFGIKDEIKIIASGKVVSGFDIIRTLSLGADLCNSARGMMMALGCIQALECHANTCPTGVATQDPDLVKGLVPQEKSVRVAQYQKETVHSALELMASAGLHHPDEVTRDVVSTRVERNVVETFAQTFPEIPTGCLINEESVPSSFLYFWRKASVERF, from the coding sequence ATGAGAAAAGCCTTTCTAGTTTTTGCTATTACTTCACTATCTATTATAGGGATTTTAGGGTATGTAAATAGTAAATTTCTTTTATTACTTCTAATTTTTGTTCCTTTAATCCTGATGGGGTTTTATGATATGTACCAATCTAAACATACCATTCGTAACAATTTTCCATTATTAGGAAGAATGCGATATCTACTAGAAGAACTTGGCCCAGAATTACGTCAATATTTTATAGAAACAGATACGGATGGAAAACCTTTTAACCGTTTGCAACGAAGCATGATTTATCAAAGAAGCAAACACGTTTCTTCAAACAAACCTTTTGGAACGCAGTTAGATGTTTACGATACCGGTTATGAATGGATTAATCATAGTTTGAATGCAATTCCTTTCGATAAATTAGCAGAAAACCCCAGAATAAAGATTGGATCTTCTCAGTGTGCAAAACCTTATTACGCAAGTATGTTTAATATCAGTGCTATGAGTTACGGTTCACTTAGTAAAAATGCAGTTCAAGCATTAAATGCAGGAGCGAAAATAGGCGATTTCTTTCATAATACTGGCGAAGGCGGTTTGTCTCCTTATCATTTAGAAGGAGGTGATGTGGTTTGGAATATTGGAACAGGTTATTTTAGTACTCGAACTCCAGATGGTAAATTTTCAGTTGAAGAATTTTCGAAAAGAGCAACTTTAGATAATGTGAAAATGATTGAGATTAAGTTTTCACAAGGAGCAAAGCCAGGACATGGCGGAATTCTTCCTAAAGCTAAAGTGACAGATGAAATTGCAAATATTCGTTTAGTTTCAAAAGGACACGATATTATTTCACCACCAAAACACTCAGCTTTTTCAACGCCTTTAGAATTGATGGATTTTGTGAAGTTATTAAGAGAAAATTCAGGAGGAAAACCAATTGGGATGAAGCTTTGTGTGGGAAATAAATCCGAATTTATAGCTATTTGCAAAGCAATGGTACAAACAAAAACTTATTTCGATTTTATTACAGTTGATGGAGGAGAAGGCGGAACAGGTGCAGCACCACCAGAATATTCAGATCATGTAGGTATGCCAATGCGTGATGCTATTGCATTCGTGTATGATTGTCTAAAAGGTTTCGGAATTAAAGATGAAATAAAAATTATAGCTAGTGGAAAAGTAGTTTCAGGTTTCGATATTATTAGAACTTTATCACTTGGTGCCGATTTGTGTAACTCAGCTCGTGGAATGATGATGGCACTTGGTTGTATTCAAGCTTTAGAATGCCATGCAAATACATGCCCAACAGGTGTTGCAACTCAAGATCCTGATTTGGTTAAAGGTTTGGTTCCTCAAGAAAAAAGTGTTCGCGTGGCACAATATCAAAAAGAAACAGTTCATAGTGCTTTAGAGTTAATGGCCTCTGCTGGTCTACATCATCCAGATGAGGTAACTCGCGATGTGGTAAGTACAAGAGTAGAGCGTAATGTTGTAGAAACTTTTGCGCAAACATTTCCTGAAATTCCAACTGGTTGCTTGATAAATGAAGAAAGTGTTCCTTCAAGTTTTCTTTATTTTTGGAGAAAAGCTTCAGTTGAACGATTTTAG
- the rlmN gene encoding 23S rRNA (adenine(2503)-C(2))-methyltransferase RlmN, whose protein sequence is MQTEKKDIRALTKEQLRDFFVSNGDKAFRGNQVYEWLWQKRAHTFEDMTNISKETRAMLEANFVINHIKVDTMQRSEDGTVKNAVRLHDDLIVESVLIPTETRTTACVSSQVGCSLDCEFCATARLKRMRNLQPDEIYDQVAAIDNESRLYYDRPLSNIVFMGMGEPLMNYPNVMKAIEKITSPEGLGMSPKRITVSTSGVSKMIKKMADDEVKFKLAVSLHSAIEEIRNEIMPFTKSFPLPELREALEYWYKKTKSKVTYEYVVWKGINDDKKSIDALVKFCKYVPCKVNLIEYNPIDDGMFQQASNEAIENYITALEKNNIVVKVRRSRGKDIDAACGQLANKS, encoded by the coding sequence ATGCAAACTGAAAAGAAAGATATTCGAGCTTTAACCAAAGAACAATTACGCGATTTTTTTGTTTCAAATGGTGATAAAGCTTTTCGTGGAAACCAAGTTTACGAATGGTTGTGGCAAAAACGTGCGCACACTTTTGAAGATATGACAAATATTTCAAAAGAAACACGTGCTATGCTTGAAGCTAATTTTGTAATCAATCATATCAAAGTGGATACGATGCAACGAAGCGAAGATGGAACGGTTAAAAATGCAGTTCGTTTGCATGATGATTTGATTGTAGAGTCGGTTTTAATTCCAACGGAAACAAGAACCACTGCTTGTGTGTCGAGTCAAGTGGGTTGTAGTTTGGATTGCGAATTTTGTGCTACAGCTCGATTGAAAAGAATGCGAAATCTTCAACCGGACGAAATTTACGATCAAGTTGCAGCAATAGATAATGAAAGTCGTTTGTATTACGACCGACCATTATCAAATATTGTTTTTATGGGAATGGGTGAGCCTTTGATGAATTACCCAAATGTGATGAAAGCGATTGAAAAAATTACATCACCAGAAGGTTTAGGAATGTCGCCTAAAAGAATTACGGTGTCAACATCTGGCGTTTCAAAAATGATTAAGAAAATGGCCGATGATGAGGTGAAATTTAAATTAGCAGTTTCATTACATTCAGCAATTGAAGAAATTCGAAATGAAATTATGCCCTTTACCAAGAGTTTTCCATTACCCGAATTACGTGAAGCATTGGAGTATTGGTACAAAAAGACAAAAAGTAAAGTTACTTACGAATATGTAGTTTGGAAAGGAATCAACGACGATAAAAAATCAATTGATGCCTTGGTGAAGTTTTGTAAATATGTTCCTTGTAAAGTAAATTTAATCGAATATAATCCTATTGATGATGGGATGTTTCAACAAGCTTCAAACGAAGCTATTGAAAATTATATAACGGCATTAGAGAAAAATAATATAGTGGTTAAAGTAAGAAGAAGTAGAGGAAAAGATATTGATGCCGCTTGCGGACAATTAGCAAATAAGTCTTAG
- a CDS encoding polyprenyl synthetase family protein: MKIVEQIKQPITVEMELFENKFRESMSTKVALLNRITHYIVNRKGKQMRPMFVFLTAKMVSGGTVNERTYRGAAVIELIHTATLVHDDVVDDSYKRRGFFSINALWKNKIAVLVGDYLLSKGLLLSIDNNDFDLLKIISVAVREMSEGELLQIEKARRLDITEDIYYEIIRQKTATLIAACCSLGACSVKPEDAETIERMRKFGELIGMAFQIKDDLFDYTDDAIGKPTGIDIKEQKMTLPLIYALNNCSPKEKSWVINSVKNHNKDKKRVKEVIQFVKDKNGLHYAEQKMIQFQQEALQLIQNFPQSPYKDSLTLMVNYVIERKK, translated from the coding sequence ATGAAGATAGTTGAGCAAATAAAACAGCCTATTACAGTCGAGATGGAACTTTTTGAAAATAAGTTCCGTGAATCGATGTCTACAAAAGTGGCTTTGCTTAACAGAATTACCCATTATATCGTAAACCGTAAAGGAAAACAAATGAGACCAATGTTTGTTTTTCTTACTGCAAAAATGGTTTCTGGTGGAACTGTAAATGAAAGAACGTATCGAGGTGCTGCTGTAATTGAATTAATTCACACGGCAACTTTAGTTCACGATGATGTGGTTGATGATAGCTACAAAAGGAGAGGTTTCTTTTCTATTAACGCACTTTGGAAAAACAAAATTGCAGTTTTAGTTGGGGATTATTTATTGTCAAAAGGGTTATTGCTTTCTATTGATAATAATGATTTCGATTTGCTTAAGATCATATCAGTAGCTGTTCGCGAAATGAGCGAAGGAGAATTACTACAAATTGAAAAAGCACGTCGTTTAGATATTACAGAAGATATTTACTACGAAATTATCCGTCAAAAAACGGCTACTTTAATTGCTGCTTGTTGTTCTCTAGGTGCTTGTTCTGTAAAACCAGAAGATGCAGAAACCATTGAACGTATGCGCAAATTTGGTGAATTAATTGGTATGGCATTTCAAATAAAAGATGACTTGTTCGATTATACGGATGATGCTATTGGTAAACCAACAGGAATCGATATTAAAGAACAAAAAATGACATTGCCATTAATTTATGCTTTAAATAATTGTTCGCCAAAAGAAAAAAGTTGGGTAATCAATTCGGTAAAAAATCATAATAAAGATAAAAAACGCGTGAAAGAAGTAATCCAATTTGTAAAAGATAAAAACGGATTACATTATGCTGAGCAGAAAATGATTCAGTTCCAACAAGAAGCGTTACAATTAATTCAAAACTTTCCTCAATCACCATACAAAGATTCTCTTACTTTAATGGTTAATTACGTTATCGAACGTAAGAAATAA
- a CDS encoding RNA polymerase sigma factor, with translation MKVINLHKDENSIIQQAIENNRQAQHSLYEKYSPKMLSVCRFYIKDLHHTEDVMITAFMKVFTNLKSFERKGNFEGWIRRIMVNECIDFIRIKKNVFKTDEIEDYKHQDLDLVTEMHEFSVDDIQFMIDNLPDGCKTVFNLYAIEGFKHQEIAEMLKISEGTSKSQLAHARKLLQNQINQLNAAENGTK, from the coding sequence ATGAAAGTAATTAATTTACATAAAGACGAAAACAGTATTATTCAGCAAGCGATTGAAAATAATCGTCAGGCGCAACATAGCTTGTATGAAAAATATTCGCCAAAAATGTTGAGTGTGTGTCGTTTTTACATAAAGGATTTGCATCATACGGAAGATGTAATGATTACCGCTTTCATGAAAGTTTTTACCAATTTAAAAAGTTTTGAACGAAAAGGGAATTTTGAAGGATGGATCCGAAGAATTATGGTAAATGAATGTATCGATTTTATTCGCATTAAAAAGAATGTTTTCAAAACAGATGAAATTGAAGATTATAAACATCAAGATTTAGATTTAGTGACGGAAATGCATGAATTTTCTGTTGATGATATTCAATTCATGATTGATAATTTGCCCGATGGATGTAAAACAGTTTTCAACCTTTATGCAATAGAAGGTTTTAAACATCAAGAAATAGCCGAAATGCTTAAAATTTCTGAAGGAACATCCAAATCGCAACTAGCTCACGCTAGAAAATTATTGCAAAACCAAATTAACCAACTTAATGCTGCTGAAAATGGAACCAAATAA